The stretch of DNA ATGCGTATCCAAATACCCATGTTGCCTAGTTCGCAACAAAGATCGAAAAATTTGGTTTTTACTGTGCGATCTTTCCAAGGACTTTCGCGATATTTAATATCAATACCATAAGCACCTGTATCTTGTGAAATAACCAAAAGTTCTTTTACGCCAGCTTGTACGAGTTTTTCAGCTTCGCGAAGAACATCATTGATAGGACGTGAAGTAAGGTTACCACGTAGAGTAGGAATAATGCAAAAACTACATCGATTAGAACATCCTTCAGAAATTTTTAAATAAGCATAATGGCGAGGTGTTAAGCGAATACCTTGCGGGGGAACTAAATCAATAAAGGGATCATGAATTGGAGGAATTGCTGTATGAACAGCTTGTATAACACTTTCATAGGCTTGTGGCCCTGTAATAGCTAATACATTAGGATGTGCTTGACGAATAACATCAGGATCAGCACCAAGACATCCAGTTACAATAACTTTTCCATTTTCTTTGAGGGCTTCACCAATATTAGCTAATGATTCATTTCGGGCAGAATCAATAAAACCACAGGTATTCACAATGACAAGATCAGCACTTTGATGCTTATATGAGATTTCATAACCTTCAGATCGTAGTCTAGTAATAATTCGCTCAGAATCTACCAGTGCTTTTGGACATCCGAGGGAGACAAAACTAATGCGAGGTGCTGCCATGATAAATCCTGCAACTTTATGATAATTAAATAAATTTTATGCTGTTTTTACTTCGTTAAAAATAAAAAATGCTCTATTTTATGGATGCATATATTTTATTAATGTGTGTGACACAATATGAAAAAGATACTAAATAATTTCTCACTAAATGTATTGAGTGAATTAGGCAAGTTTTCTATTTTTTAATATTTGCGAATAAGTCCAATAAGTTTAGCTTCTATCTGTACACGCTCAGAAGTGTATATATGTGTTTCATAGTGAGGATTTGCAGCTTCTAATACAATAGAGATTCCTTTGCGTCGATAACGTTTTAAAGTTGCTTCTTTTTTATCAACGAATGCGACAACAATGTCACCTGATGTTGCTGTACTTTGACGTTGAACAATTATAGTATCTTTATCAAGAATACCGGCTTCAATCATAGAATCATCTTTGACTTCTAAAGCATAGA from Bartonella taylorii encodes:
- the rimO gene encoding 30S ribosomal protein S12 methylthiotransferase RimO; this translates as MAAPRISFVSLGCPKALVDSERIITRLRSEGYEISYKHQSADLVIVNTCGFIDSARNESLANIGEALKENGKVIVTGCLGADPDVIRQAHPNVLAITGPQAYESVIQAVHTAIPPIHDPFIDLVPPQGIRLTPRHYAYLKISEGCSNRCSFCIIPTLRGNLTSRPINDVLREAEKLVQAGVKELLVISQDTGAYGIDIKYRESPWKDRTVKTKFFDLCCELGNMGIWIRMHYVYPYPHVDEVIELMAERKILPYLDIPFQHASPTVLRNMKRPAHMEKTNRRIERWRKICPDLTLRSTFIVGFPGETNEDFNTLLEWLEETKIERAGCFKYEEVKGAAANDLDLENIAEEVKESRWHRFMAKQQQISALLLKKKIGKRFQVLIDESQGKTAKGRSQYDAPEIDGVVHISSRRPLRVGEFVTVKIEKSDAYDLYGIAV